In Kordiimonas sp. SCSIO 12610, the following are encoded in one genomic region:
- a CDS encoding DUF2269 domain-containing protein: MSNTLLFLLTAIAITITIQLMDLYSGIKTLHIISATILFGTGMGTAFFMFRSMFTDNMHEKLYAVRNTVLADYIFTLPAGIIQPMTGFWLIWNLGYSPFEFWLILTYALYIIALICWLPVVWIQIQLKNILIECDRTNSPLPIRYHRMFKIWFWLGWPAFIGLVGIFYLMVTKPS, encoded by the coding sequence TTGAGCAATACCCTTTTATTTCTTTTGACAGCTATTGCCATCACCATCACTATACAACTTATGGATTTATACAGCGGCATCAAAACTTTACACATCATCAGTGCAACCATTCTCTTTGGTACCGGAATGGGAACTGCCTTTTTTATGTTCCGTTCCATGTTCACAGATAACATGCATGAAAAATTATACGCGGTGCGCAACACCGTGCTTGCAGACTATATTTTCACGTTACCCGCAGGTATCATTCAGCCAATGACAGGTTTTTGGCTGATTTGGAATTTGGGGTACAGCCCGTTTGAATTCTGGCTAATATTGACCTATGCGCTTTATATTATAGCGCTCATATGCTGGCTTCCTGTCGTCTGGATTCAGATACAATTAAAAAACATCCTGATTGAATGTGACCGCACCAATTCACCGCTTCCTATACGCTATCACCGTATGTTCAAAATCTGGTTTTGGCTTGGTTGGCCTGCCTTTATCGGGCTTGTGGGTATATTCTATCTTATGGTCACGAAACCATCATGA
- a CDS encoding DUF4166 domain-containing protein, which translates to MTTDPIFKSVFGKDWEHLPSVMHKHYTNRPFTNDTYSCVGKMDVKAHILMRLFAPLSHMLGGIPIANQSDIPVKVIFKSTPFDDHLHFVRTFQMRDRKPYIFHSEMIPTGDNKITEVMKMGLCWQSKFKWQNNKVILAHNGYAVKLFGRLISLPLTWLIGHIHAEEEATSEIGFKMFVEINHWLFGKLYEYRGEFTMETAGIDDDLSPAKSARPNDI; encoded by the coding sequence ATGACCACTGACCCAATTTTCAAATCAGTTTTTGGCAAAGATTGGGAGCACCTCCCAAGTGTGATGCATAAGCATTATACCAACCGCCCATTTACCAATGACACTTATTCCTGTGTTGGTAAAATGGACGTGAAAGCGCATATTCTCATGCGTTTATTTGCCCCTTTATCCCATATGCTGGGCGGCATCCCGATCGCAAATCAATCAGATATTCCTGTGAAGGTTATATTTAAAAGCACACCCTTTGATGATCATCTCCATTTTGTGCGGACTTTTCAAATGCGCGACAGAAAGCCATATATATTCCATTCTGAAATGATCCCAACGGGTGATAATAAGATCACCGAGGTCATGAAAATGGGGCTTTGCTGGCAGTCCAAATTCAAATGGCAAAACAATAAGGTTATTCTAGCGCATAACGGTTATGCGGTGAAATTGTTTGGCCGTTTGATTTCCCTACCCCTTACTTGGTTGATCGGGCATATCCACGCAGAAGAAGAAGCCACAAGCGAGATAGGTTTTAAAATGTTTGTCGAAATAAACCATTGGCTATTTGGAAAGCTTTATGAATATCGAGGCGAATTTACCATGGAAACTGCGGGCATAGACGACGACCTCAGTCCCGCAAAATCGGCGAGGCCAAATGATATCTAA